A genomic region of Lachnoclostridium edouardi contains the following coding sequences:
- a CDS encoding polysaccharide deacetylase family protein, with the protein MINSGRRKKWLCLAIISLAVCLWIAAGGNKALFCVADGESREAAAETKYVALTFDDGPHSVYTEMLLDGLKERNVKATFFLIGDNIKGNEELVRRMDREGHLIGNHTSTHVLLTDKPEAEACREITETNERICSITGKMPTYIRPPFGSWSEKLECMVPMDVVLWNVDPLDWKIQNTKKIVNHILKNTKNSSIILLHDSYKTSVEAALEVVDTLSGEGYTFVTVDEMLID; encoded by the coding sequence ATGATAAACTCAGGAAGGAGAAAAAAATGGCTGTGTCTGGCGATTATTTCCCTGGCAGTATGTCTGTGGATAGCTGCAGGAGGAAATAAGGCGCTTTTTTGCGTTGCAGATGGAGAAAGCCGGGAAGCGGCGGCAGAGACAAAATATGTAGCCCTGACTTTTGACGACGGCCCTCATTCTGTATATACGGAGATGCTTTTAGACGGATTAAAGGAAAGAAATGTAAAAGCCACATTTTTTCTTATTGGAGATAATATTAAGGGAAATGAGGAGTTGGTGAGAAGAATGGACCGGGAGGGACATTTAATTGGAAATCACACCTCCACCCATGTGCTGCTCACTGATAAGCCGGAGGCAGAGGCCTGCAGGGAAATTACAGAGACAAATGAAAGGATATGTTCCATAACAGGGAAAATGCCTACATATATACGCCCTCCATTTGGCTCCTGGAGCGAGAAGCTGGAGTGTATGGTGCCTATGGACGTAGTGCTGTGGAACGTAGATCCACTGGACTGGAAAATCCAGAATACGAAAAAAATTGTAAATCATATATTGAAAAATACTAAAAACAGCAGTATTATTTTACTTCACGATTCCTATAAAACTTCAGTAGAAGCAGCTCTGGAAGTTGTTGACACTTTGTCCGGTGAAGGCTATACTTTTGTTACAGTAGACGAGATGCTTATTGACTGA
- a CDS encoding HpcH/HpaI aldolase family protein has product MTVKEKLKKGEKVSGVMIRIVRNPALAYLAENGGLDFVMYDCEHSDYNMESLHDLFLMGNALGLASLVRVPNGTKEWISRVLDQGASGVMVPMIETKEQAENLVFYSKYQPVGGRGFSGGIAHCNYKGGKHAEIMKAANDKVIAIAQIETKKAVENIEEIAAVPGIDALLIGPNDLSVSLGIPGDLMNPMELEAISKVAWACKKQGKNFGLHAGEGMLKKFAQDLTLVMCGTDTDIISQGLKQTAEMIKAL; this is encoded by the coding sequence ATGACAGTAAAAGAAAAGCTGAAAAAGGGAGAAAAGGTATCTGGAGTAATGATCCGCATTGTAAGAAATCCGGCTCTCGCTTATTTGGCGGAAAATGGCGGCTTAGATTTTGTAATGTATGACTGCGAACACAGCGATTATAATATGGAATCTCTTCACGATTTATTTCTCATGGGAAACGCCCTGGGACTGGCAAGTCTTGTAAGGGTGCCTAACGGGACTAAGGAATGGATATCCAGAGTTCTGGATCAAGGCGCTTCCGGGGTGATGGTGCCTATGATTGAGACAAAGGAACAGGCAGAAAATCTGGTGTTTTATTCTAAGTATCAGCCTGTTGGAGGAAGGGGATTTTCAGGCGGAATCGCCCACTGCAATTACAAAGGAGGCAAGCACGCTGAAATTATGAAGGCAGCTAATGATAAGGTGATTGCCATTGCGCAGATTGAAACGAAAAAAGCTGTGGAAAACATTGAGGAGATCGCCGCTGTTCCCGGAATAGACGCTCTTTTAATTGGCCCCAATGATCTTTCTGTATCCCTGGGAATCCCTGGAGATCTGATGAATCCTATGGAACTGGAGGCGATTTCTAAGGTGGCCTGGGCCTGCAAAAAGCAGGGGAAAAATTTTGGCCTTCATGCAGGAGAAGGGATGCTTAAAAAGTTTGCCCAGGATTTAACCTTAGTAATGTGCGGAACAGATACAGATATTATTTCTCAAGGCCTGAAACAGACGGCGGAGATGATAAAAGCCCTTTAA
- a CDS encoding apurinic/apyrimidinic endonuclease family protein, whose amino-acid sequence MKLCYPVATPDSNVPLMAFWGENRFEENVKIIKEIGYDGAELLVRDGRQLDIEYIKTVLENNGLQAAAVGSSPIFTQDKLTLSHKDREKRKAAFQLAKAGKKARFIHASENERLAVGAGQLKGGQAFL is encoded by the coding sequence ATGAAATTATGTTATCCTGTAGCCACTCCAGACTCTAATGTGCCTTTAATGGCCTTTTGGGGGGAGAATAGGTTTGAGGAAAATGTGAAGATAATTAAAGAGATCGGATATGATGGGGCAGAGCTTTTGGTGCGGGACGGCAGACAGCTGGATATAGAATATATAAAGACTGTGCTGGAAAATAACGGTTTACAGGCAGCGGCAGTAGGCAGCAGCCCTATTTTTACACAAGATAAGCTGACCTTGTCTCACAAGGACAGGGAAAAAAGAAAGGCTGCCTTCCAACTGGCAAAGGCGGGAAAAAAGGCCAGATTTATCCACGCCTCTGAAAATGAAAGACTGGCAGTAGGAGCCGGACAGCTTAAAGGCGGCCAAGCTTTCCTTTGA